In Fibrobacter sp. UWH6, one genomic interval encodes:
- a CDS encoding N-formylglutamate amidohydrolase, producing MFNDFKLLLSCEHAHNAVPAFARNLNIPCEILESHRGYDYGVYDIYKRLVKQEKPDFYCAGKYSRLFIDLNRSLWNHSVFSEFWDSIKDNQGDAKYFALRKRAFAYYLGYRNAVEEYVSTTAATTPVLHLAIHSFTPVLNGKERDADIGILFDPSRPQENMIANVIISEIHARAPELKVRKNFPYQGKTDGLCTTLRKLTPHYAGFEIEFNQKLFG from the coding sequence ATGTTCAACGATTTCAAACTACTCCTCTCCTGCGAACATGCCCATAACGCTGTTCCCGCCTTCGCCAGGAACCTGAACATTCCCTGCGAAATTTTGGAATCTCATCGGGGTTACGACTATGGTGTTTATGACATCTATAAACGTCTTGTCAAACAGGAAAAGCCCGATTTCTACTGCGCTGGAAAATACAGCAGACTTTTTATCGACCTGAATCGAAGCCTATGGAACCATAGCGTGTTCAGCGAATTCTGGGATTCCATCAAGGACAATCAGGGGGACGCAAAATATTTCGCCCTAAGAAAGAGAGCCTTCGCCTACTATCTGGGTTACCGCAATGCCGTAGAAGAATACGTCAGCACCACCGCAGCAACAACACCCGTTCTACATCTGGCGATCCACAGTTTTACGCCGGTACTGAACGGCAAGGAAAGGGACGCCGACATCGGCATTCTCTTTGACCCGAGCCGTCCCCAAGAAAACATGATTGCAAACGTAATCATCAGCGAAATTCACGCTAGGGCCCCGGAACTGAAAGTTCGTAAAAACTTTCCCTACCAAGGAAAAACCGACGGACTGTGCACCACCCTTCGCAAGCTGACACCCCATTACGCAGGCTTTGAGATAGAGTTCAATCAGAAACT
- a CDS encoding glutamate-cysteine ligase family protein: MNAYKLWQKYGIEMEYMIVDRDNLNVLPRADVPLGHDKNGEQLSDVEHGPIGLSNELVSHVLELKCAEPVDHLKNLGATFHKEILLANEKLKSINAMLLPSAAHPFMDPAEMQLWPYDCNEIYETYDRIFNCKGHGWANLQSTHINLSFNGDEEFGKLHAAIRALLPLIPAIAASSPFLDGKYCGFLDGRIETYRHNQDRVPSIAGLVIPEAVFTYEDYNKQIFEKVKKDIAPHDPEHLLNHFFLNSRGAIARFDRGAVEIRLVDIQECPDADIAIAEWEVAVLKGLTEGAFNGIDSSSALKRVKALETEALAKILMDTTRFAEKTIIRDRNFLITFGIEASEITAGELIKKITSKVQSKISAHSQELLLKMFKRGTLASALVKNVGTNPGRDDFVCEYGRLARCLAENTLYGVEE; the protein is encoded by the coding sequence ATGAACGCATACAAACTTTGGCAAAAATACGGCATCGAGATGGAATACATGATCGTTGACCGTGACAATCTCAATGTTCTCCCTCGTGCTGATGTGCCCCTGGGTCATGACAAGAACGGCGAACAACTTTCCGACGTGGAGCACGGCCCCATTGGCCTTTCCAACGAACTGGTTAGCCATGTTCTGGAACTGAAATGCGCCGAACCGGTGGACCACCTAAAGAATCTGGGAGCCACCTTCCACAAGGAAATTCTCCTTGCCAACGAAAAGCTGAAATCCATAAACGCCATGCTCCTGCCTAGCGCAGCCCACCCCTTTATGGATCCGGCAGAAATGCAGTTGTGGCCCTATGACTGCAACGAAATCTACGAGACCTATGACCGCATTTTCAACTGCAAGGGTCACGGCTGGGCCAACCTGCAGAGCACCCACATCAACCTGAGCTTCAATGGTGACGAAGAATTTGGAAAACTGCACGCCGCTATTCGCGCGCTGTTGCCCCTGATTCCCGCCATCGCCGCCTCCAGCCCCTTCCTGGATGGAAAATACTGCGGTTTCCTGGATGGCCGTATTGAAACCTACCGCCACAATCAGGATAGAGTCCCTAGCATTGCAGGGCTCGTGATTCCGGAAGCCGTCTTTACCTACGAAGACTATAACAAGCAGATTTTCGAGAAGGTAAAGAAGGACATCGCCCCCCACGATCCGGAACACCTGCTGAACCATTTCTTCCTAAACAGTCGCGGAGCCATCGCCCGCTTTGACCGCGGTGCGGTGGAAATCCGCCTGGTGGATATTCAGGAATGCCCCGATGCAGACATCGCCATCGCCGAATGGGAAGTGGCAGTCTTGAAGGGCCTTACTGAAGGCGCCTTCAACGGCATCGATTCCAGCAGCGCCCTGAAACGCGTAAAAGCTTTGGAAACGGAGGCCTTGGCAAAGATCCTGATGGACACCACCCGCTTTGCAGAAAAGACCATCATCCGCGACAGAAACTTCCTGATTACCTTCGGCATTGAAGCTAGCGAAATCACTGCCGGCGAACTGATCAAGAAAATCACATCAAAGGTCCAGTCCAAGATTTCCGCACACTCACAGGAACTGCTCCTCAAGATGTTCAAGCGCGGAACACTTGCAAGCGCCTTGGTAAAAAATGTAGGCACCAATCCCGGCCGCGATGACTTTGTTTGCGAATATGGTCGCCTTGCCCGTTGCCTTGCAGAAAACACCCTCTACGGAGTTGAAGAGTAA
- a CDS encoding RimK family protein, which yields MKKIIVVNNPKNWKLNVPGIEIVSAQDYLISHKYTGEKNTRVFNLCRDYSYQSKGYYVSLLAEARGHKVIPCVKNIRDFKTTAVIKHISDEIDNLIQKSLHKLTGTEFVLSIYFGQNVSPQYLELSQELYRLFQAPLLRAKFIFKQKWFIQSIRPICVDEIPETHMEMVNKFAQEYFEKNRYVASKEEDYLYDLAILTNPEEKEPPSNAQAIQNFIKAAEETGFRVELITKKDYARVGEFDALFIRETTNVNHYTYSFARRAQSLGIAVIDDPDSILRCSNKVYLQELMQAAKIHTPRTIIAHSENRHTLAKEIGFPMVLKSPDSSFSLGVKKVSNKEELEKTLDQMFEHSDLLIAQEFTPTEFDWRIGVLDGKPLYACKYYMAKDHWQIYNWASEDKDEICGMFDCLPIESVPHGVVKTALKICSMIGNGLYGVDLKEWNGHPIVVEVNDNPSIDAGIEDQVGKKKIYSAIMRSLRHRIEDRLNAAQQKILQHEREFYL from the coding sequence ATGAAAAAAATCATCGTGGTGAATAACCCGAAGAACTGGAAACTGAACGTTCCAGGAATTGAAATCGTATCCGCACAGGATTACCTGATCTCCCACAAATACACCGGCGAAAAGAATACCCGCGTATTCAACCTCTGCCGCGATTACAGTTACCAGAGCAAGGGCTACTACGTATCCCTTTTGGCAGAAGCCCGCGGACACAAGGTAATTCCTTGCGTCAAGAACATTCGCGACTTCAAGACCACTGCGGTCATCAAGCATATCTCCGACGAAATCGACAACCTGATTCAAAAAAGTCTTCACAAGCTGACCGGCACGGAATTCGTACTGAGCATTTATTTCGGTCAGAATGTCAGCCCCCAATATCTGGAACTTTCCCAGGAACTTTACCGCCTTTTCCAGGCGCCCTTGCTTCGTGCAAAGTTCATTTTCAAGCAGAAATGGTTTATCCAGAGTATCCGTCCCATTTGCGTCGACGAAATTCCCGAAACCCATATGGAAATGGTGAACAAGTTCGCCCAGGAATACTTCGAAAAGAACCGCTACGTGGCAAGCAAGGAAGAGGATTACCTTTACGACCTGGCCATCCTCACCAACCCTGAAGAAAAGGAGCCTCCCAGCAATGCACAGGCCATCCAGAATTTCATCAAGGCTGCCGAAGAAACAGGTTTCCGCGTAGAACTGATTACCAAGAAGGACTACGCCCGAGTAGGCGAATTTGACGCCTTGTTCATCCGCGAAACTACAAACGTCAATCATTACACTTACAGTTTCGCCCGCCGCGCCCAATCTCTGGGCATTGCCGTCATCGACGATCCGGACAGTATCCTCCGCTGTTCCAACAAGGTCTACCTGCAGGAACTGATGCAGGCCGCCAAAATCCATACCCCCAGAACCATCATCGCCCATTCCGAAAACCGCCATACTTTGGCCAAGGAAATCGGGTTCCCTATGGTGCTCAAGTCCCCGGATTCCAGTTTCTCCTTAGGCGTCAAGAAAGTCTCCAACAAGGAAGAACTGGAAAAGACTCTGGACCAGATGTTCGAACATAGCGACCTGCTTATCGCCCAGGAATTCACCCCCACGGAATTTGACTGGCGCATTGGCGTTCTGGACGGAAAGCCCCTATACGCTTGCAAGTACTATATGGCCAAGGACCATTGGCAGATTTACAACTGGGCCAGCGAAGACAAGGACGAAATCTGCGGCATGTTCGATTGCCTCCCCATCGAAAGCGTGCCCCATGGCGTTGTGAAAACCGCCCTAAAGATTTGCAGCATGATCGGAAACGGATTGTACGGCGTAGATCTTAAGGAATGGAACGGCCACCCCATCGTGGTGGAAGTCAATGACAACCCCAGCATTGACGCCGGCATCGAAGACCAAGTGGGTAAAAAGAAAATCTATTCAGCCATTATGCGATCTTTGCGTCACCGAATTGAAGACCGCCTGAATGCAGCACAACAAAAGATCCTTCAACATGAAAGAGAGTTTTACCTGTAG
- a CDS encoding peptidase-C39 like family protein, with translation MDIKILPQPNDVTCGPTSLHAVYAHLGLNVPLHQLISEIESLEEGGTLGVFLGIDALKRGFKATIYSYNLKIFDPSWSNLKMPELRERLCALHKAKHAPKLKKAIEAYIRFIDLGGTIATADLRASMFEKFFKKGTPVLCGLSATYLYRCKREYTDENDRSVSDDIKGDPCGHFVVLYGLDEKKNFLVADPDCTNPLCKGPYYKVDKFRLIHSILLGVMTYDGNVLVVEKK, from the coding sequence ATGGACATCAAAATCCTGCCGCAGCCTAACGATGTAACCTGCGGCCCCACGAGCCTTCATGCGGTTTATGCTCATCTTGGCTTAAACGTTCCCCTCCACCAACTCATCTCAGAAATTGAATCTCTTGAAGAAGGCGGCACCCTCGGGGTGTTCTTGGGCATAGACGCTTTAAAAAGAGGATTCAAAGCCACCATCTACTCTTACAATCTCAAGATTTTCGATCCCAGCTGGAGCAACTTGAAAATGCCGGAACTGCGCGAAAGACTTTGCGCGCTGCACAAGGCCAAACACGCCCCCAAGCTGAAGAAGGCCATCGAAGCCTACATCCGCTTCATTGACCTTGGAGGAACCATCGCAACCGCCGATTTGCGGGCTAGCATGTTCGAGAAATTCTTTAAGAAGGGCACCCCTGTCCTTTGCGGTCTCTCGGCCACCTATCTCTACAGATGCAAGCGGGAATACACCGACGAAAACGATCGTTCCGTCTCTGACGATATCAAGGGTGACCCCTGCGGACACTTCGTGGTACTCTACGGCCTAGACGAAAAGAAAAACTTTCTGGTGGCAGACCCGGATTGCACAAATCCCCTTTGCAAAGGACCTTACTACAAGGTGGATAAGTTCAGATTGATCCACAGCATTTTACTTGGCGTCATGACCTACGACGGCAACGTTCTTGTAGTAGAAAAGAAGTAG
- a CDS encoding glycoside hydrolase family 16 protein: MQLANVQRYFFALLLASANFFACSSDSPAGTDNNAPESSSVSGVLESSADVAQVSSGDATPASSAVENPLSSAAVPSSSSQNVIPSVVEESSSSNESISSSSVADVAQSSSADDPASSESAGLPTDTPADPTAFWSDEFNGTALDLTKWTYETGNSGWGNNELQYYTDRTENTYVKDGILHIAAKKEDFETAKYTSARIITKGKFEFTYGTIEARIALPSGKGIWPAFWMLGKNIDQVSWPTCGEIDIIEAVNDESVVYGTHHWAHEGQHAEYGNNTKEYYGTSYPMDITQFHNYKMTWDKSAITMYVDDFKYQEIGIEDAAGEMGTFHKDFFFILNVAVGGTWPGFEIDDSQFPNEMLVDYIRVYKK; encoded by the coding sequence ATGCAACTGGCAAACGTTCAACGCTACTTTTTTGCACTCCTGTTGGCAAGCGCTAACTTTTTCGCGTGTTCATCAGACAGTCCAGCAGGTACTGACAACAATGCTCCCGAATCAAGTTCCGTGAGTGGCGTTCTGGAAAGTTCCGCAGATGTAGCGCAGGTAAGCTCCGGTGACGCAACGCCGGCAAGTTCTGCCGTGGAGAATCCGTTAAGTTCCGCCGCGGTACCTTCTAGCAGTTCCCAGAATGTCATTCCGAGCGTAGTCGAGGAATCTAGTAGCAGCAACGAGTCTATTTCTAGTAGCTCTGTTGCAGACGTTGCGCAGTCAAGTTCCGCAGACGACCCTGCCAGCAGCGAATCCGCAGGACTCCCCACAGACACCCCCGCCGACCCCACAGCCTTCTGGTCCGACGAATTTAACGGCACCGCCCTGGACCTTACCAAATGGACCTACGAAACAGGAAATTCCGGCTGGGGCAATAACGAACTCCAATACTACACCGACCGTACCGAAAACACCTACGTGAAGGACGGCATCCTCCACATTGCCGCCAAGAAGGAAGACTTCGAAACCGCCAAGTACACTTCCGCCCGAATCATTACCAAGGGCAAGTTCGAATTTACCTACGGCACCATCGAGGCCCGCATCGCCCTGCCCTCCGGCAAGGGAATCTGGCCCGCCTTCTGGATGCTAGGCAAGAACATTGATCAGGTCAGCTGGCCCACCTGCGGCGAAATCGACATTATTGAAGCCGTCAACGACGAAAGCGTAGTCTATGGCACCCACCACTGGGCCCACGAAGGTCAACACGCCGAATACGGCAACAACACCAAGGAATACTACGGTACCTCCTACCCCATGGACATCACCCAGTTCCACAACTACAAAATGACCTGGGACAAGAGCGCCATCACCATGTACGTGGACGATTTCAAGTACCAGGAAATCGGGATTGAGGACGCCGCCGGCGAAATGGGAACCTTCCACAAGGACTTTTTCTTCATCCTAAACGTGGCTGTTGGCGGTACCTGGCCGGGCTTCGAAATCGACGACTCTCAATTCCCCAACGAAATGCTGGTGGACTACATTAGAGTGTATAAAAAATAA
- a CDS encoding MATE family efflux transporter: MPIQLSDHFNYSRLLRFTLPSIAAMVFTSIYSVVDGYFVSNYAGAQSLAAVNMAWPVIMILGTLGLMFGIGGSALIAAAQGRGRLKRANEYFSLIVYAAMGLGVLLTVITWFLMEPLMKMLGAEGGLLSDCILYGHIVLLGLVPFIMQMMFQTLFITAEKPQLCFYVTLGAGVANMFLDWLLVGILGWGLFGASVATDVGFLIGGIIPLVYFARKNSSTLRLGKTRWMPHALIKATFNGSSELLSGISSSIVTLLYDYQLLRFAGENGVAAFSVIMYITFVFFALFIGFSNGIAPVISYHFGARNKDELKNLFKRCFVIIGVSGLAMFGLAEASASLLSKVFVGYDVDLYNMTVYAFRIISFCFLLSGFNIFASSLFTALNNGLISATISTSRSIVFELVSVLLLPLLFGIDGIWFAIWGAEIATIIMAAIFIIRKRKTYGYL, translated from the coding sequence ATGCCCATCCAACTTTCTGACCATTTCAATTATTCTAGGCTTCTGCGGTTTACCCTGCCCTCTATCGCAGCCATGGTGTTCACGTCCATCTATAGCGTTGTGGACGGCTACTTCGTTTCCAACTATGCGGGGGCACAGTCCCTGGCGGCGGTGAACATGGCCTGGCCCGTGATTATGATCCTAGGAACCCTGGGCCTGATGTTCGGTATTGGCGGTAGTGCCTTGATTGCGGCTGCCCAAGGTCGCGGTCGCTTGAAACGTGCCAATGAATATTTCTCACTGATTGTGTATGCGGCCATGGGGCTGGGCGTACTTCTGACGGTTATCACTTGGTTCTTGATGGAACCTTTGATGAAGATGTTGGGAGCCGAAGGCGGCCTGTTGTCAGACTGTATTTTGTACGGTCATATAGTTCTACTGGGACTTGTGCCTTTCATTATGCAGATGATGTTCCAGACCTTGTTCATTACGGCGGAAAAACCGCAGTTGTGTTTTTATGTGACTCTTGGTGCCGGCGTTGCCAACATGTTCCTGGACTGGCTTTTGGTGGGCATCCTGGGCTGGGGCTTGTTTGGCGCTTCTGTGGCTACGGATGTGGGTTTCCTCATAGGTGGCATTATTCCTCTGGTCTATTTCGCCCGCAAGAATTCCAGCACTTTGCGCCTGGGTAAAACTCGTTGGATGCCTCACGCTTTGATCAAGGCGACTTTCAATGGAAGTTCCGAATTGCTGTCCGGGATTTCCTCTTCCATCGTGACTTTGCTTTATGATTATCAGCTGTTGCGTTTCGCAGGCGAAAACGGTGTGGCTGCTTTTAGTGTCATCATGTACATCACCTTCGTATTCTTTGCGCTGTTCATCGGCTTCAGTAATGGAATCGCTCCCGTCATTTCGTACCATTTCGGTGCCCGCAACAAGGACGAATTGAAAAACCTGTTCAAACGCTGCTTTGTGATTATTGGTGTCTCTGGTCTTGCCATGTTTGGCTTGGCGGAGGCTTCCGCGTCCCTGCTTTCGAAAGTTTTTGTAGGCTACGACGTAGATCTCTATAATATGACGGTCTATGCCTTCCGCATTATCAGTTTCTGTTTCCTTCTTTCTGGCTTTAACATCTTTGCGTCATCTTTATTTACCGCTCTGAACAATGGCCTAATTTCTGCCACCATTTCCACTAGCCGTTCCATTGTTTTTGAATTGGTGTCGGTGCTGTTGCTGCCGCTCCTTTTCGGAATTGACGGTATTTGGTTTGCTATTTGGGGTGCAGAAATAGCCACCATTATTATGGCGGCTATCTTCATTATTCGTAAGCGAAAAACTTACGGCTATTTGTAA
- the ybaK gene encoding Cys-tRNA(Pro) deacylase, translating into MAAEIKKTNVARILDKQKISYELIPYVVDENDLGAQHVADSLGEDINQVFKTILVHGDKIGYLMCVVPGNLEVDLKGAAKVSGNKKIETVPLKDLTPLTGYIRGGCSPLGLKKNFPIFMHETCNNFPYIYVSAGERGQQLKIAPADLIKACRATVGSIARVPPEAPQD; encoded by the coding sequence ATGGCCGCAGAAATCAAGAAGACAAATGTCGCACGCATCCTGGACAAGCAGAAAATTTCCTACGAACTGATTCCCTATGTGGTGGACGAAAATGACCTGGGCGCACAGCATGTAGCCGACTCCCTGGGCGAAGACATCAACCAGGTTTTCAAGACCATCCTTGTTCATGGCGACAAGATCGGTTACCTCATGTGTGTGGTGCCGGGCAATCTCGAAGTTGACCTGAAGGGTGCCGCCAAGGTTAGCGGCAACAAGAAAATCGAAACCGTTCCCCTGAAAGATTTGACTCCGCTGACAGGCTATATCCGTGGCGGTTGCAGCCCCCTTGGCCTGAAGAAGAACTTCCCTATTTTTATGCACGAGACCTGCAACAACTTCCCCTACATTTACGTGAGCGCCGGTGAACGTGGACAGCAGCTGAAGATCGCCCCCGCCGACCTGATCAAGGCCTGCCGCGCCACCGTGGGCAGCATCGCCCGCGTTCCGCCCGAAGCCCCCCAGGACTAG
- a CDS encoding DUF3820 family protein, protein MNPEVLLELANTTMPFGRYQGVRLIDLPEPYVVWYHSKGFPNGHLGELLGLLYEIKVNGLEPLLEPLKQPLVPKATKVARVIMNNPTSAALEKARQLRQENSPDSMDPQLAKALAALKESIR, encoded by the coding sequence GTGAATCCCGAAGTACTCCTAGAACTTGCCAACACCACCATGCCGTTTGGCCGCTATCAAGGCGTAAGGCTTATCGACTTACCCGAACCCTATGTAGTGTGGTACCATTCCAAAGGTTTCCCAAACGGTCACCTGGGAGAATTACTGGGACTGCTGTACGAAATCAAGGTCAACGGTCTAGAACCGCTATTGGAACCTCTAAAGCAGCCTCTTGTACCAAAGGCCACAAAAGTCGCCCGAGTCATCATGAACAACCCCACGTCTGCCGCCCTGGAAAAGGCAAGACAACTCCGCCAGGAAAATTCTCCCGACTCCATGGACCCGCAGTTGGCAAAGGCATTGGCCGCCCTCAAGGAATCCATACGCTAG
- a CDS encoding Gfo/Idh/MocA family protein, whose product MNERTAILIGCGTMGKRHRSRFEENGVRFTETLDMDAAEILKQEKWTRPDFAVVASPASTHYEYARFFLERRIPVLVEKPLAVSADQARELVKLAQENETLLFVAQSECYNPIFLNFRKHLLVDLKKAASGPAPLKVKLEFRREHGYSPRCRDVDVALDLLVHDVSLFLNLFDARDVVMVDDGRGCACGDRIRMSLKVVSGEFAGVEAEFMADRDSEHDARTISAEFGRNGDDPGFDYSVSLVHYTSSGDVAHIPDSLDNEHRFFLKLLAGACGEWGNRALLNAANAVILATGEASAIKG is encoded by the coding sequence ATGAATGAGCGCACCGCCATATTGATTGGTTGCGGCACGATGGGCAAGCGTCATCGTTCCCGCTTCGAAGAAAACGGAGTCCGTTTTACGGAAACTCTGGATATGGATGCTGCTGAAATCTTGAAGCAGGAAAAGTGGACCCGCCCGGATTTTGCGGTGGTGGCGTCCCCTGCGTCGACCCATTACGAATATGCCAGGTTCTTTCTGGAACGTCGGATCCCCGTGCTGGTAGAAAAACCGTTGGCTGTTTCTGCTGACCAGGCCCGAGAACTCGTGAAGTTGGCCCAAGAGAACGAGACTCTTCTTTTTGTGGCCCAGTCCGAGTGCTATAACCCTATTTTCCTGAACTTCCGTAAGCACCTGCTGGTGGACCTGAAAAAGGCCGCTTCTGGACCTGCTCCTCTGAAGGTCAAGCTGGAATTCCGTCGCGAACATGGTTACAGCCCCCGGTGTCGTGATGTGGATGTGGCGTTGGACCTGCTGGTTCATGACGTCAGCCTGTTCCTGAATCTGTTTGACGCTAGAGACGTGGTGATGGTCGATGACGGCCGTGGATGCGCCTGTGGTGACCGCATCCGTATGAGCCTCAAGGTGGTGTCTGGTGAGTTTGCCGGCGTTGAGGCGGAGTTTATGGCCGACCGCGATAGTGAACATGATGCCCGGACCATTTCTGCTGAATTTGGTCGTAATGGGGACGATCCCGGTTTTGACTATTCTGTGAGCCTTGTTCATTATACGTCTTCTGGAGATGTGGCCCACATTCCCGATTCGCTGGATAACGAACATCGGTTCTTTTTGAAATTGTTGGCGGGGGCTTGCGGTGAGTGGGGAAATCGCGCCTTGTTGAATGCCGCCAATGCCGTAATTCTTGCCACTGGAGAGGCTTCGGCGATTAAGGGATGA